From a region of the Qipengyuania spongiae genome:
- a CDS encoding SLC13 family permease — protein MGGIFEVIDSHSAVIGLIALLVLLIAFILERHPPVTIAVTGAVAMLALGFVAPDDMLGVFGNNAPVTIGAMFVLSGALLRTGALEEVSGWVIRRTLRRPKLALAEVGAGTIGASAFMNNTPVVIVMIPIAKRLARVLHIASTRLLIPVSYLSILGGTITLIGTSTNLLVDGVATDKGLAPFGIFEITSVGIVSAAAGVAMLVLLGPLLLPDRPSRDDAEMGENESYLSHLVLNSDSELVGQILENTRFYRRPGVRVLAVRRGGELLRKGFQDEALEVGDQLVIAASPTEVASFAEGRDFRIGLTGVGGGISTSGPDTPRDLRLVNAVISPSHPMIGRKLSEIPMLSRLRVRVLGLARPRHLAGPDLASARVRAGDRLLIATGEDAVVSLQSNVDLAEVSDAPVQSFRRARAPIAIGTLAAVVAGAALFDLPIVALAIAGVAVVLLTRCIEPEEAWSAIDGSTLVLIFAMLAFGLGLENAGSIELIVITLQPVLAEASPFWLLVMIYAITSTLTETVTNNAVAVIMTPLVIALANALGIDARPFVVAVMFGASASFATPIGYQTNTLVYGAANYRFMDFVKIGLPMNVVVGIASCFAISVFF, from the coding sequence ATGGGCGGGATCTTCGAAGTTATCGATTCGCATTCGGCGGTTATCGGTCTCATCGCGCTGCTCGTGCTGCTGATCGCGTTCATCCTCGAACGCCATCCGCCGGTCACCATCGCAGTGACAGGCGCGGTGGCGATGCTGGCCCTGGGATTCGTCGCGCCCGACGACATGCTGGGCGTGTTCGGCAACAACGCTCCGGTCACCATCGGCGCGATGTTCGTGCTCAGCGGCGCCCTGCTGCGGACCGGGGCTCTGGAAGAAGTGTCGGGCTGGGTCATCCGCCGCACGCTGAGGCGGCCGAAGCTGGCGCTCGCTGAGGTCGGCGCGGGAACGATCGGTGCCTCCGCCTTCATGAACAACACGCCGGTCGTGATCGTGATGATTCCCATTGCCAAGCGGCTGGCGCGCGTGCTTCACATCGCCTCGACCCGTCTGCTGATTCCGGTGTCCTACCTCTCCATTCTCGGCGGGACGATCACGCTGATCGGCACCTCGACCAATCTGCTGGTCGACGGGGTCGCGACCGACAAGGGGCTGGCGCCTTTCGGCATTTTCGAAATTACCTCGGTCGGGATCGTCTCTGCCGCGGCGGGCGTGGCGATGCTGGTCCTGCTCGGCCCGTTGTTGCTGCCCGACCGCCCGAGCCGAGACGACGCGGAGATGGGCGAGAACGAAAGCTATCTCAGCCATCTCGTGCTCAATTCCGACAGCGAGCTCGTCGGCCAGATCCTCGAGAACACGCGCTTCTATCGCCGGCCGGGCGTCCGCGTGCTGGCGGTGCGGCGCGGCGGCGAATTGCTGCGCAAGGGCTTCCAGGACGAGGCGCTTGAGGTCGGTGACCAACTGGTCATCGCGGCGAGCCCGACCGAGGTCGCTTCCTTTGCCGAAGGGCGCGACTTTCGCATCGGCCTCACCGGCGTGGGCGGCGGTATCAGCACTTCGGGCCCCGATACACCGAGAGACCTGCGGCTGGTCAACGCGGTGATCTCTCCCTCGCACCCGATGATCGGGCGCAAGCTGTCGGAAATCCCGATGCTCTCGCGCTTGCGGGTCCGAGTGCTGGGCCTCGCTCGGCCGCGCCATCTCGCCGGGCCGGACCTTGCCAGCGCGCGGGTACGGGCAGGGGACCGGCTGCTGATCGCCACGGGCGAAGACGCGGTGGTTTCGCTTCAGAGCAATGTCGATCTCGCCGAGGTCAGCGATGCTCCGGTGCAGAGCTTCCGCCGCGCCCGCGCGCCAATCGCAATCGGGACGCTCGCCGCCGTGGTCGCAGGCGCGGCGCTGTTCGACCTGCCGATCGTCGCCCTCGCCATCGCCGGGGTGGCGGTGGTGCTGCTCACCCGCTGCATAGAGCCCGAGGAAGCGTGGAGCGCGATCGACGGCAGCACGCTGGTGCTGATCTTCGCTATGCTCGCTTTCGGCCTTGGCCTCGAGAATGCTGGCTCGATCGAGCTGATCGTAATTACGCTGCAACCTGTCCTGGCGGAGGCCTCGCCCTTCTGGTTGCTGGTGATGATCTACGCGATCACCAGCACGCTGACCGAGACGGTGACCAACAATGCGGTGGCGGTGATCATGACCCCGCTGGTGATCGCTCTGGCGAATGCGCTCGGCATCGATGCGCGGCCCTTCGTGGTCGCGGTGATGTTCGGCGCCAGCGCCAGTTTCGCCACGCCCATCGGCTATCAGACGAACACGCTTGTCTATGGCGCGGCGAATTATCGCTTCATGGACTTCGTGAAGATCGGCCTGCCGATGAACGTGGTGGTCGGCATCGCGTCCTGCTTCGCGATCTCGGTCTTTTTCTGA
- a CDS encoding ATP-dependent DNA helicase, with the protein MLPALPLPALHASHAGIWLRDANGATRGCAKGEAVMAVADTPHLVLNAPLVASRLGYPDLSGLDLLELFAFVHPARFCVPTPKGIAHALGLDEVEADDGVPLLLQQAAARLIETCEEESWAEREGAWSTLQSLTRLRWPWAQVLGPHVHKPERAEKWLFSRLPEWEEAPERPQPQQVLLDELEIEGQLERLTGEGSERREGQRLYAKGAGGVFAPRSREKRPHVLLAQAGTGIGKTLGYLAPASLWAERSGGTVWVSTYTKNLQRQLRKESARAWPAMRGDGSQPVVVRKGRENYLCLLNLEDALQGGFAGRPAILAHLVARWAAFSRDGDMIGGDLPGWLGTLFRKRGIAALTDQRGECVYAGCPHYRKCFIERSARASAQADLVIANHALVMVNAARGRDHAQRPTRIVFDEGHHVFDAADSTFAAALTGQEAIELRRWIVGPERSNRGRRRGLAARLADVASYDDAGGEAVEAAVEASHALPSEGWLGRLAEGMPDGPIEALLAQVRALTYARDEKGQEAGYGIETEIAELPGELVEAAGHAARALAEIRLPLMKLGARLEAVMEDAPDWLDAQGRARVDGARHSLAWRIDLLAAWEAMLARFGGPADPEFVDWFAVDRNDAREFDVGLHRHWLDPMKPFARVVLEPAHGVMLTSATLTDRGEDGPDWPGAVARSGAVHLDLQPQTAEAQSPFDYAARAEVLIVTDIRRGDIAGLAGAYARLIEATDGGVLGLFTAIRRMRSVHGRIADRLARAGLPLFAQHVDPIDTGTLTDIFRDDPRASLLGTDALRDGVDVPGRSLRCVVMESVPWPRPTILHRARRAAAAARADGGGGQAYDDAIIRARLAQAFGRLIRTHDDAGHFVVLSPAFPSRLLSAFPAGTPVMRVTLDEALQRVAHGVGRIAEPVPENETQ; encoded by the coding sequence ATGCTGCCCGCGCTGCCTCTTCCGGCCCTGCACGCCAGCCATGCGGGCATCTGGCTGCGCGACGCGAATGGCGCGACGCGCGGCTGTGCCAAGGGCGAGGCGGTGATGGCGGTGGCCGATACGCCGCATCTGGTCCTTAACGCGCCGCTGGTGGCGAGCCGGCTGGGCTATCCCGACCTGTCGGGGCTCGACCTGCTGGAACTGTTCGCCTTCGTCCACCCGGCGCGGTTCTGCGTGCCGACGCCCAAGGGGATCGCCCACGCGCTTGGGCTGGACGAGGTGGAGGCCGACGACGGCGTTCCCCTGCTTCTGCAACAGGCCGCCGCGCGGCTGATCGAGACATGCGAGGAAGAAAGCTGGGCCGAGCGCGAGGGCGCCTGGTCGACCCTGCAATCGCTCACCCGTCTGCGCTGGCCGTGGGCACAGGTGCTTGGCCCCCACGTGCACAAGCCCGAGCGCGCGGAGAAATGGCTGTTCTCGCGCCTGCCCGAATGGGAGGAAGCGCCCGAGCGCCCGCAGCCGCAACAGGTTCTGCTCGACGAGCTGGAGATAGAGGGCCAGCTCGAACGGCTGACCGGCGAGGGATCGGAACGGCGCGAGGGCCAGAGGCTCTATGCCAAGGGCGCGGGCGGGGTGTTCGCGCCGCGCAGCCGCGAGAAGCGCCCGCATGTTTTGCTGGCACAGGCGGGGACCGGCATCGGCAAGACGCTCGGCTATCTCGCCCCGGCGTCGCTTTGGGCGGAGCGGTCGGGCGGCACGGTGTGGGTTTCGACCTACACCAAGAACCTGCAACGCCAGCTCCGCAAGGAAAGCGCGCGCGCCTGGCCCGCCATGCGTGGCGACGGATCGCAACCGGTCGTGGTGCGCAAGGGGCGGGAGAACTATCTCTGCCTGCTCAATCTGGAGGATGCGCTGCAAGGCGGGTTCGCCGGGCGGCCCGCAATCCTCGCGCATCTGGTGGCGCGCTGGGCCGCCTTCAGCCGCGATGGCGACATGATCGGCGGCGATCTGCCCGGCTGGCTCGGCACGCTGTTCCGCAAGCGCGGGATCGCGGCGCTGACCGACCAGCGCGGCGAGTGCGTCTATGCCGGCTGCCCGCATTATCGCAAATGCTTCATCGAGCGCAGCGCCCGGGCGAGTGCGCAGGCCGATCTGGTGATCGCCAACCATGCGCTGGTCATGGTCAACGCCGCACGGGGTAGAGACCATGCCCAGCGCCCGACACGGATCGTTTTCGACGAGGGGCACCATGTCTTCGACGCCGCCGATTCGACCTTCGCCGCCGCGCTGACGGGGCAGGAGGCGATCGAGCTCAGGCGCTGGATCGTCGGCCCGGAACGCTCCAATCGAGGCCGCCGCCGGGGCCTCGCCGCCCGGCTGGCCGATGTTGCAAGTTATGACGATGCGGGTGGTGAAGCGGTCGAGGCGGCGGTCGAGGCATCCCATGCCCTGCCGTCCGAAGGCTGGCTCGGGCGGCTCGCCGAAGGGATGCCCGATGGCCCAATCGAGGCGCTGCTCGCCCAGGTTCGCGCGCTGACCTATGCGCGCGACGAGAAGGGTCAGGAAGCGGGCTATGGCATCGAGACCGAGATTGCGGAGCTTCCCGGCGAACTGGTCGAGGCGGCGGGTCATGCCGCACGCGCCCTAGCCGAAATACGCCTGCCGCTGATGAAGCTCGGCGCAAGGCTCGAGGCGGTGATGGAGGACGCGCCCGACTGGCTGGATGCGCAGGGTAGGGCCCGGGTCGACGGTGCGCGCCATTCGCTCGCCTGGCGGATCGATCTGCTGGCGGCGTGGGAGGCGATGCTGGCGCGTTTCGGTGGCCCTGCCGATCCGGAATTCGTCGACTGGTTCGCGGTCGATCGCAACGACGCGCGCGAATTCGACGTTGGATTGCATCGCCACTGGCTCGATCCGATGAAGCCCTTCGCGCGGGTGGTGCTGGAGCCCGCCCATGGCGTCATGCTGACCAGTGCCACTCTGACCGACCGTGGCGAGGACGGTCCGGACTGGCCGGGCGCGGTGGCGCGCAGCGGGGCGGTCCATCTGGATCTCCAGCCGCAGACCGCCGAGGCGCAGAGCCCGTTCGACTATGCCGCGCGTGCCGAAGTGCTGATTGTCACCGATATCCGCCGGGGCGATATCGCCGGACTGGCAGGGGCCTATGCGCGGCTGATCGAGGCGACCGATGGCGGGGTGCTCGGCCTATTTACCGCGATCCGCCGCATGCGCAGCGTGCATGGTCGCATCGCCGACCGGCTCGCCCGCGCCGGCCTGCCGCTCTTCGCTCAGCATGTCGATCCGATCGACACCGGCACGCTGACCGACATCTTCCGCGACGATCCGCGCGCCAGCCTGCTCGGCACCGATGCCCTGCGCGACGGAGTCGACGTGCCCGGGCGCAGTTTGCGCTGCGTGGTGATGGAAAGCGTTCCCTGGCCGCGCCCGACGATCCTTCACCGCGCGCGCCGCGCGGCGGCCGCGGCACGTGCCGACGGGGGCGGGGGGCAGGCCTATGATGACGCGATCATCCGCGCCCGCCTGGCCCAGGCATTCGGCCGGCTGATCCGCACGCATGACGATGCGGGGCATTTCGTGGTTCTCTCGCCCGCCTTCCCGAGCCGGCTACTGAGCGCCTTTCCCGCCGGCACACCTGTCATGAGAGTGACGCTCGACGAGGCTTTACAGCGTGTCGCGCACGGTGTTGGAAGGATCGCCGAACCCGTCCCGGAGAACGAAACGCAGTGA
- a CDS encoding SixA phosphatase family protein: MKKLGLFRHAKSDWGASDMRDFDRGLNARGRRGARLMGDHIRRQNVGWDLLLASPAERVRNTLEEAAIGLEPEWEKQLYLASSDSICDVLRARGKDAEAIFLAGHNPALGDMILELVAGSAENALFDEAKIKFPTATFAILELDIEQWADLRSECGRLVHFTRPRDLDAELGPQD, encoded by the coding sequence ATGAAGAAACTGGGCCTGTTCCGCCACGCCAAGTCCGATTGGGGCGCGAGCGACATGCGCGACTTCGATCGCGGGCTTAACGCGCGCGGCCGGCGCGGCGCGCGCTTGATGGGGGATCATATCCGGAGACAGAATGTCGGCTGGGACCTGTTGCTCGCGAGTCCGGCGGAACGGGTACGCAATACGCTGGAAGAGGCGGCGATCGGGTTGGAACCCGAATGGGAGAAGCAGCTTTACCTCGCCTCGAGCGATTCCATCTGCGACGTGCTGCGCGCGAGGGGCAAGGATGCGGAGGCGATTTTTCTCGCCGGGCACAATCCAGCCCTTGGCGACATGATCCTCGAACTGGTGGCAGGTTCGGCCGAGAACGCTCTGTTCGATGAGGCCAAGATCAAGTTTCCCACGGCGACCTTCGCGATCCTCGAGCTCGACATCGAGCAATGGGCGGACCTTCGTTCCGAATGCGGCCGACTGGTGCATTTCACCCGCCCGCGGGATCTCGACGCGGAGCTTGGTCCTCAGGACTGA
- a CDS encoding RcnB family protein, producing MTPEKIRRGSTFVAMALAMVATGMPANAATLGAQAELALAQRSDRSQPRGDRTRSQVPPEIRQQIRDRRAQAQDRDARQDRRENRQGWRQDRRENRQDWREDRRENRQEWREDRRDDRQDRRDWRQDRRGDRRDWREDRRDDRRDWRQDGRNYRDFYRDARQDYRRWDQRSWRNNQRYDWQRYRASNRNLFSIGRYYSPYRTHRYSRVNVGFRLQNLFYGSRYQINDPWRYRLPPVYGPYRWIRYYDDVLLVDSYDGRVVDVIYDFFW from the coding sequence ATGACACCCGAAAAAATTCGCAGGGGCAGCACTTTTGTTGCCATGGCGCTCGCCATGGTCGCGACCGGGATGCCGGCAAATGCTGCCACTCTGGGCGCACAGGCCGAACTCGCGCTCGCTCAGCGCTCAGACCGCAGCCAGCCTCGGGGCGACCGGACGCGGAGCCAGGTTCCGCCCGAAATTCGGCAGCAAATCCGCGATCGGCGCGCTCAGGCGCAGGATCGAGATGCTCGTCAGGATCGCCGCGAAAACCGCCAAGGTTGGCGTCAGGATCGTCGCGAGAACCGTCAGGACTGGCGCGAGGATCGCCGCGAGAACCGGCAGGAATGGCGGGAAGATCGGCGCGATGATCGACAGGATCGGCGCGACTGGCGACAGGACCGACGTGGGGATCGCCGCGACTGGCGCGAAGACCGCCGAGATGATCGGCGCGACTGGCGGCAGGACGGGCGCAATTATCGCGACTTCTATCGCGACGCCCGTCAGGATTATCGCCGCTGGGATCAGCGTTCCTGGCGGAACAACCAGCGCTACGACTGGCAACGCTACCGCGCGAGCAACCGCAATCTGTTCAGCATAGGGCGCTATTATTCGCCCTATCGCACCCATCGCTATAGCCGGGTGAATGTCGGCTTCCGCCTGCAGAACCTGTTTTACGGCAGCCGCTACCAGATCAACGATCCGTGGCGCTATCGCCTGCCGCCGGTCTATGGTCCCTATCGCTGGATACGCTATTACGACGACGTGCTGCTGGTCGACAGCTATGACGGCCGGGTCGTGGACGTCATCTACGATTTCTTCTGGTAA
- a CDS encoding flavin-binding protein — translation MIDTLKAVEADIARRLVAGEHDRRSAMHTPVIATADADMRVMVLRHFDEDRWILRFHTDSRAPKVAAIAGGAPVGVLFYDREAKVQIRCHGFGRIEVDGSVADRAWNESTNFARRCYLGAGPGEGAVGPTSGLPERFEGVEPSDGDLAPVRDNFAVLIVELASLDWFYLSNDGHRRARLERTGGEWSGSWIAP, via the coding sequence ATGATCGACACACTCAAGGCGGTCGAGGCCGATATCGCGCGTCGCTTGGTCGCCGGGGAACACGACCGCCGCTCCGCGATGCACACGCCGGTGATCGCTACGGCCGATGCCGATATGCGCGTAATGGTCCTGCGTCATTTCGACGAGGATCGGTGGATCCTTCGTTTCCACACCGATTCCCGCGCACCCAAGGTCGCAGCGATCGCGGGCGGAGCGCCGGTCGGCGTATTGTTTTACGATCGCGAGGCGAAGGTACAGATTCGCTGCCATGGGTTCGGACGGATCGAGGTCGATGGTTCCGTGGCAGACCGCGCCTGGAACGAAAGCACGAATTTCGCCCGTCGCTGCTACCTAGGCGCGGGGCCGGGTGAGGGGGCCGTCGGGCCGACGAGCGGCCTGCCCGAACGCTTCGAAGGGGTGGAGCCGAGCGACGGGGATCTCGCGCCGGTTCGGGATAATTTTGCCGTACTGATCGTCGAACTCGCCAGCCTGGACTGGTTCTATCTTTCGAACGACGGCCATCGCCGAGCGCGCCTCGAACGCACGGGCGGCGAATGGTCGGGAAGCTGGATTGCGCCCTAA
- a CDS encoding acylphosphatase, with the protein MTARRLIIHGRVQGVFYRDWTVETARQLGLAGWVLNQTDGTVEAHVEGESAAVERMIAAMHEGPPRAEVERIDSSPVESERLDEFVRR; encoded by the coding sequence GTGACCGCCCGCCGCCTTATCATCCATGGCCGCGTGCAGGGCGTGTTCTACCGCGACTGGACTGTGGAGACAGCCCGCCAACTGGGACTGGCCGGCTGGGTCCTGAACCAGACCGACGGCACGGTCGAGGCGCATGTCGAAGGCGAAAGCGCCGCCGTCGAACGGATGATCGCTGCCATGCACGAAGGTCCGCCGCGCGCAGAGGTCGAACGGATCGACAGCTCGCCGGTCGAATCGGAGCGTCTCGACGAGTTCGTCCGCCGCTAG
- a CDS encoding FKBP-type peptidyl-prolyl cis-trans isomerase → MTTPNNGDTVTIDYAIKRGDGQEVGSTADAGPQQITLGGGQIFPQIEQALTGMEVGDETSVDIPCENAFGPRREELVVEIPRSNLPPEAAPQPGMQLQAQGQDGQPITLFVVEVGDEAIKADGNHPLAGEDVTFDLTLRDIKQAA, encoded by the coding sequence ATGACTACCCCCAACAACGGCGACACCGTGACCATCGACTATGCCATCAAGCGCGGCGACGGTCAGGAAGTCGGCAGCACCGCAGACGCGGGCCCCCAGCAGATCACGCTCGGCGGCGGACAGATCTTCCCGCAGATCGAACAGGCGCTGACCGGAATGGAAGTGGGCGACGAGACATCCGTCGACATCCCCTGCGAGAACGCCTTCGGCCCGCGGCGCGAGGAGCTGGTAGTGGAGATCCCCCGCTCCAACCTCCCGCCCGAAGCCGCGCCGCAGCCGGGTATGCAGTTGCAGGCCCAGGGGCAGGACGGTCAGCCGATCACGCTTTTCGTGGTCGAGGTCGGCGACGAGGCGATCAAGGCCGACGGCAACCATCCCCTCGCCGGCGAGGACGTGACTTTCGATCTGACCCTGCGCGATATCAAGCAGGCCGCGTGA
- a CDS encoding teicoplanin resistance protein VanZ, which yields MISKLFRTGFVLALVAILAIALMPAARAPMVFASDKLNHILAFFVLAAGGRIAWPQLNGAVLVGLLAAYGGLIEILQWEMGYGRDADWMDFLADVIAILAGMAVGHAFLQLFQQERTPAET from the coding sequence TTGATTTCCAAGCTTTTCCGCACCGGATTCGTGCTGGCTCTTGTCGCGATCCTCGCGATCGCATTGATGCCGGCGGCACGGGCGCCGATGGTCTTCGCCTCCGACAAGCTCAACCACATTCTGGCGTTCTTCGTGCTTGCGGCGGGGGGAAGGATCGCCTGGCCCCAGCTGAACGGAGCCGTACTGGTCGGTCTCCTCGCCGCTTACGGCGGGCTCATCGAGATCCTGCAATGGGAGATGGGCTATGGGCGCGATGCGGACTGGATGGATTTCCTGGCGGACGTGATCGCGATTCTCGCCGGAATGGCAGTTGGCCATGCCTTCCTGCAATTGTTCCAGCAAGAGCGCACGCCAGCCGAGACCTGA
- the ettA gene encoding energy-dependent translational throttle protein EttA, producing MAAQYAYVMKDMTKTFPGAPKPVLSNINLQFYQGAKIGIVGPNGAGKSTLMKIMAGIDTDYAGEAWPGENITVGYLPQEPQLDESKTVLENVKDGARDTADLVDRYNAVAAEMAEPDADYEALGEEMNDLQTKIDAVDGWTLDNQLEIAMEALRCPPGDWDVTKLSGGEKRRVALTRLLIQKPSILLLDEPTNHLDAESVQWLENHLKEYPGAVLMITHDRYFLDNVVGWILELDRGSYYPYEGNYSTYLEKKAKRLEQESREESGRQKALSRELEWIRQTPSARQTKSKARIRKFEQLQDAQNDRKPGKAQIVIQVPERLGGKVIEAKNITKAYGDKLLFEDLSFMLPPGGIVGVIGPNGAGKSTLFKIITGQDTPDSGTIEVGETVHLGYVDQSRDDLTPTNNVWEEISDGLDYMKVNGHDMSTRAYVGAFNFKGQDQQKNVGKLSGGERNRVHMAKMLKEGGNVLLLDEPTNDLDVETLGALEEAIENFAGCAVVISHDRFFLDRLATHILAFEGDSHVEWFEGNFEAYEEDKRRRLGDAADRPTRLQYKKLTR from the coding sequence ATGGCCGCGCAATATGCCTATGTCATGAAGGACATGACCAAGACCTTCCCCGGCGCCCCCAAGCCGGTGCTGAGCAACATCAACCTGCAATTCTATCAGGGCGCGAAGATCGGCATCGTCGGCCCCAACGGCGCTGGCAAGTCCACGCTGATGAAGATCATGGCCGGCATCGATACCGATTATGCGGGGGAGGCATGGCCGGGCGAGAACATCACCGTCGGCTATCTGCCGCAGGAGCCCCAGCTCGACGAGAGCAAGACCGTGCTCGAAAACGTCAAGGACGGCGCGCGCGATACGGCCGATCTCGTCGATCGCTACAATGCGGTTGCTGCCGAGATGGCCGAGCCCGATGCCGATTACGAGGCGCTGGGCGAGGAGATGAACGACCTCCAGACCAAGATCGACGCGGTCGACGGCTGGACGCTCGACAACCAGCTCGAGATCGCGATGGAGGCCCTGCGCTGCCCGCCGGGCGACTGGGATGTGACCAAGCTGTCGGGCGGCGAGAAGCGCCGCGTGGCGCTCACCCGCCTGCTGATCCAGAAGCCTTCCATCCTGCTGCTGGACGAGCCGACCAACCATCTCGACGCCGAAAGCGTGCAGTGGCTGGAAAACCATCTCAAAGAATATCCCGGCGCGGTGCTGATGATCACCCACGACCGCTACTTCCTCGACAATGTGGTGGGCTGGATCCTCGAACTCGATCGCGGGTCCTACTATCCCTACGAGGGCAATTATTCGACCTATCTCGAAAAGAAGGCCAAGCGTCTCGAGCAGGAAAGCCGCGAGGAAAGCGGCCGCCAGAAGGCGCTCAGCCGCGAACTCGAATGGATCCGGCAGACCCCCAGCGCGCGCCAGACCAAGTCCAAGGCCCGTATTCGCAAGTTCGAACAGCTTCAGGACGCGCAGAACGACCGCAAGCCCGGCAAGGCGCAGATCGTGATCCAGGTGCCCGAACGCCTCGGCGGCAAGGTGATCGAGGCGAAGAACATCACCAAGGCCTATGGCGACAAGCTGTTGTTCGAAGACCTGTCCTTCATGCTCCCGCCGGGCGGCATCGTCGGGGTGATCGGGCCGAACGGCGCGGGCAAGTCCACGCTGTTCAAGATCATCACCGGTCAGGACACGCCTGACAGCGGAACGATCGAGGTCGGCGAGACGGTTCATCTCGGCTATGTCGACCAGAGCCGTGACGACCTGACCCCCACCAACAACGTCTGGGAGGAAATCTCCGACGGGCTCGACTACATGAAGGTCAACGGCCACGACATGAGCACGCGGGCCTATGTCGGCGCGTTCAACTTCAAGGGCCAGGACCAGCAGAAAAACGTCGGCAAATTGTCGGGCGGTGAACGCAACCGCGTCCACATGGCCAAGATGTTGAAGGAGGGCGGCAACGTCCTGTTGCTCGACGAGCCGACCAACGATCTCGACGTCGAGACGCTCGGCGCGCTGGAAGAGGCGATCGAGAATTTCGCCGGCTGCGCCGTGGTCATCAGCCACGATCGCTTCTTCCTCGACCGGCTGGCCACGCACATCCTCGCTTTCGAAGGCGACAGCCATGTCGAATGGTTCGAGGGCAATTTTGAAGCGTACGAGGAAGACAAGCGCCGTCGCTTGGGCGACGCGGCCGATCGGCCGACCCGCCTGCAGTACAAGAAGCTGACCCGCTGA